Proteins from a single region of Echeneis naucrates chromosome 14, fEcheNa1.1, whole genome shotgun sequence:
- the puraa gene encoding purine-rich element binding protein Aa — protein MADRDSGSEQGGAATGPGFGSMHLATGGAGSASGLQHETQELASKRVDIQNKRFYLDVKQNAKGRFLKIAEVGAGGNKSRLTLSMSVAVEFRDYLGDFIEHYAQLGPSNPGMVQDEPRRALKSEFLVRENRKYYMDLKENQRGRFLRIRQTVNRGPGLGSTQGQTIALPAQGLIEFRDALAKLIDDYGVEDEPAELPEGSSLTVDNKRFFFDVGSNKYGVFMRVSEVKPTYRNSITVPYKVWSKFGNTFCKYADEMKKIQEKQREKRACELQQQEEMQADDGDED, from the coding sequence ATGGCGGACAGAGACAGTGGAAGTGAGCAGGGAGGAGCGGCCACGGGCCCAGGCTTCGGGTCCATGCACCTAGCGACAGGAGGGGCGGGCTCGGCTTCCGGGCTCCAGCATGAGACACAAGAGCTGGCGTCGAAGCGAGTTGACATCCAGAACAAACGCTTCTATTTGGACGTTAAGCAGAACGCCAAAGGCCGCTTCTTAAAGATAGCAGAAGTCGGGGCCGGTGGAAACAAGAGCCGCCTCACTCTCTCCATGTCCGTGGCAGTCGAGTTCCGTGACTATTTGGGGGACTTCATCGAACATTATGCCCAGCTGGGTCCGAGCAACCCGGGGATGGTACAAGACGAGCCCAGGCGAGCACTGAAGAGCGAGTTCTTGGTCCGAGAGAATCGGAAATACTACATGGATCTGAAAGAGAACCAGAGGGGACGGTTTCTGAGGATCCGACAGACCGTTAACCGGGGGCCCGGTTTGGGATCCACGCAAGGCCAGACGATTGCTCTGCCGGCCCAGGGACTTATTGAGTTTCGTGACGCTTTGGCTAAACTTATTGACGATTACGGTGTGGAGGACGAACCTGCAGAGCTGCCCGAAGGGTCGTCATTGACTGTGGACAACAAACGGTTTTTCTTCGACGTCGGATCCAATAAGTATGGTGTGTTCATGAGGGTAAGCGAGGTGAAGCCAACGTACCGCAACTCAATTACGGTGCCCTACAAAGTGTGGTCCAAATTTGGGAATACTTTCTGTAAATATGCCGACGAAATGAAGAAGATCCAGGAGAAACAGCGGGAGAAAAGGGCATGCGAGCTGCAGCAACAAGAGGAGATGCAGGCGGACGATGGAGACGAGGATTGA